The proteins below are encoded in one region of Candidatus Planktophila lacus:
- a CDS encoding CarD family transcriptional regulator → MTFKVGETVVYPHHGAALIEAIETRIIKGEERTYLVLKVAQGDLTVRVPADNVDLVGVRDVVDSAGLDRVFNVLRQPYTEEPTNWSRRYKANLEKLASGDVIKVAEVVRDLYRRDLDRGLSAGEKRMLAKAKQILISELALAERTDEEKAAVLLDEVLAS, encoded by the coding sequence ATGACATTTAAGGTCGGCGAAACCGTTGTTTATCCCCATCACGGAGCAGCTCTTATCGAAGCGATTGAAACTCGCATCATCAAGGGCGAAGAACGTACCTACCTAGTCTTGAAAGTTGCACAAGGAGATCTCACAGTTCGCGTTCCTGCAGACAATGTAGATCTAGTCGGAGTCCGCGATGTTGTAGACAGCGCCGGCCTTGATCGCGTATTTAACGTACTTCGTCAGCCTTACACCGAAGAGCCAACAAACTGGTCACGTCGTTACAAGGCCAATCTCGAAAAACTTGCATCAGGAGATGTCATTAAGGTCGCAGAAGTTGTGCGCGATCTTTACCGTCGCGATCTCGATCGTGGACTCTCTGCTGGTGAAAAGCGCATGCTCGCCAAGGCGAAGCAGATCCTTATCTCTGAGCTAGCTCTTGCTGAGCGCACAGATGAAGAAAAGGCTGCAGTTCTCCTTGACGAGGTTCTCGCTTCTTAA